The Lacrimispora xylanolytica genome has a segment encoding these proteins:
- a CDS encoding penicillin-binding transpeptidase domain-containing protein, with protein MSRARNKNLFRIIVTVLILLAGLTGAFLFFQIQKKLAERKKPDVLFSEYMDSVKGADYKAMYGMLTDQSRINISEEDFTARNKNIYEGLEVSDIKTVITNVEYNDKKAVLSYEMKYKTVAGDISFKNKAEYERDKKKGYQLIWSDSLIFPELLRGDKVRISVDKAIRGTIYDRNGNVLAGKGTASSIGLVPGKMSEDPSGDMETLSGLLGIPADSIKKKLAAKWVKEDSFVPLKTLKKVDEFNLVSSQPREDNVKNKELQDKLLTIPGVLISDTPVRFYPLMESGAHLIGYVQNVTAEDIKEHPDEDYLTDSVIGRSGMEALYEKDLKGVNGRTVSIVDGNGTEKKVLAAKSRMDGKDITLTIDSELQASIYNTFLEDKSTTVAMNPVTGEILALVSTPSFDDNDFILGMSNDTWNALNTDERKPMFNRFRQKFAPGSSLKPITAVIGLNTGAVDPNEDYISTGLKWRKDESWGNYYVTTLHDSSPLNLENALIYSNNIYFAKAALKIGAKDFMTELDKLGFKEDLPFEITVAKSQYSNGDTIDSEVQLADSGYGQGQILMNPIHLASLYTMFTNKGNVIKPYLLYKKEPASEIWLKDATTPEIAETVASDLVKVVSSEHGTGHAINRSDIHLAGKTGTAEIKASKNDTTGTELGWFSVFTTDQAVEKPILLVSMVEDVKNRGGSGYVVRKDKVVLDAYFTKKQ; from the coding sequence ATGAGCCGTGCCAGAAATAAAAATTTATTTCGTATTATCGTAACTGTTTTGATTCTGCTTGCGGGTCTGACAGGTGCTTTCCTCTTTTTTCAGATTCAGAAAAAGCTAGCAGAGAGAAAAAAGCCGGATGTTTTATTTTCGGAATATATGGACAGCGTAAAAGGGGCTGATTACAAAGCCATGTACGGAATGCTGACCGATCAGAGCCGGATTAATATCAGCGAAGAAGATTTTACTGCCAGAAATAAAAACATTTATGAAGGTCTTGAAGTTTCCGACATCAAGACTGTAATCACAAATGTGGAATATAACGATAAAAAGGCGGTCTTATCCTATGAGATGAAGTATAAGACTGTCGCTGGAGATATCAGCTTTAAAAACAAAGCGGAGTATGAAAGAGATAAAAAGAAGGGCTACCAGCTCATTTGGAGCGACAGCCTGATTTTCCCTGAGCTCCTTCGGGGAGATAAGGTAAGGATATCTGTGGACAAGGCCATAAGGGGAACGATTTATGACCGTAACGGGAATGTCCTGGCTGGAAAAGGAACCGCCTCTTCCATCGGTCTGGTTCCGGGTAAGATGAGTGAGGACCCTTCCGGTGATATGGAGACTCTTTCCGGTCTGCTTGGAATACCGGCGGACAGCATCAAAAAGAAGCTGGCCGCCAAATGGGTAAAAGAAGATTCCTTTGTTCCTCTTAAAACTTTAAAAAAGGTAGATGAATTTAACTTAGTATCCTCCCAGCCCAGAGAAGATAATGTGAAAAACAAAGAGCTGCAGGATAAGCTTCTGACCATTCCTGGTGTTTTAATCTCAGATACTCCAGTCCGCTTTTATCCTCTGATGGAAAGCGGAGCACACTTAATCGGGTACGTTCAGAATGTAACGGCTGAGGATATCAAGGAGCATCCGGATGAGGATTATCTGACTGACAGCGTCATCGGGCGCAGCGGAATGGAAGCTCTCTACGAAAAAGATTTAAAGGGAGTTAACGGAAGAACCGTATCCATAGTGGATGGGAATGGAACAGAAAAGAAAGTTCTGGCTGCCAAATCAAGAATGGACGGAAAAGACATTACCCTGACCATTGACAGTGAGCTGCAAGCCAGCATTTATAACACCTTTTTGGAGGATAAGAGTACCACGGTCGCCATGAATCCGGTTACGGGAGAAATCCTGGCTCTTGTAAGCACGCCGTCCTTTGATGACAATGACTTCATCCTTGGTATGTCAAATGATACATGGAATGCTCTGAATACGGATGAGAGAAAGCCCATGTTTAACCGGTTCCGCCAAAAATTCGCTCCCGGCTCCTCTCTAAAGCCAATCACTGCGGTCATAGGACTTAATACCGGAGCCGTCGACCCCAATGAGGATTACATAAGCACCGGGTTAAAATGGAGAAAGGATGAAAGCTGGGGCAATTACTACGTGACCACCCTTCATGACAGCAGTCCTCTCAATCTGGAGAACGCCTTAATCTATTCCAACAACATATACTTTGCCAAGGCCGCATTAAAAATCGGTGCCAAGGATTTTATGACTGAGCTGGATAAGCTTGGTTTTAAGGAAGACCTGCCCTTTGAAATTACCGTGGCAAAATCCCAGTACTCCAATGGAGACACCATAGACTCTGAGGTCCAGTTGGCTGACAGCGGATACGGACAGGGTCAGATTTTAATGAACCCCATACATCTTGCTTCTCTCTATACCATGTTCACCAATAAGGGAAATGTAATAAAGCCTTATCTGTTATACAAAAAAGAGCCTGCTTCCGAGATTTGGCTAAAAGATGCCACCACTCCTGAGATAGCAGAAACCGTAGCATCTGATCTTGTAAAGGTAGTAAGCTCTGAACATGGAACCGGTCATGCCATAAACCGAAGTGACATCCATTTAGCCGGAAAAACAGGAACGGCGGAGATTAAAGCATCAAAAAACGATACCACTGGAACAGAGCTTGGCTGGTTTTCTGTTTTTACCACAGACCAGGCGGTGGAGAAGCCTATTCTATTAGTCAGTATGGTAGAGGATGTGAAAAATCGTGGCGGCAGCGGATATGTGGTCAGAAAAGATAAAGTGGTATTAGATGCTTATTTTACTAAGAAGCAGTAA
- the licT gene encoding BglG family transcription antiterminator LicT, protein MSYRVKKIYNNNIILAEDEKWSEVILLGKGIAFQKRPGDLIDEALIDKKFVFESSESSSKFMTLLTEVPLNQVELSSKIIAQAQKELNVTFHDSIYIGLTDHISYTISRYKAGMTMKNALLWEIQNYYPKEYQAAKNALNLIKYYEKIDLSDDETGFIALHFVNAQQEGEEIQLTMIVTEIVSDILSIVKYHYQIELNEDSLNYNRFVTHIRFFARRLLREELHGADDDYLYEQIRTKMPQAKACADKVKDYFIKKFEVTISQEEMIYFMLHINRVAEREIKKN, encoded by the coding sequence ATGAGCTACCGTGTTAAAAAAATATATAACAACAATATTATTTTAGCAGAAGATGAAAAATGGTCAGAGGTCATATTGCTGGGAAAAGGAATTGCGTTTCAAAAAAGACCAGGAGATTTGATCGATGAAGCTCTCATTGATAAAAAGTTTGTATTTGAGTCTTCTGAATCCTCTTCCAAATTTATGACTTTACTAACAGAAGTACCTTTGAACCAAGTGGAGTTAAGCAGTAAAATCATTGCCCAGGCTCAAAAAGAGTTAAATGTTACGTTTCACGACAGCATTTACATCGGACTGACGGATCATATCAGCTATACCATCTCCAGGTATAAAGCTGGAATGACCATGAAAAATGCCTTGCTTTGGGAAATACAGAATTATTACCCCAAAGAATATCAGGCAGCCAAAAATGCCTTAAATCTGATTAAGTACTACGAAAAAATTGATTTAAGTGACGATGAGACCGGGTTTATCGCCCTTCATTTTGTCAATGCGCAGCAGGAGGGAGAGGAAATTCAGCTTACCATGATTGTTACTGAAATCGTCAGTGATATTTTAAGTATTGTGAAATACCACTATCAGATTGAGCTGAACGAGGATTCCTTAAACTATAACCGTTTCGTTACCCATATCCGATTCTTTGCAAGAAGACTTTTGCGAGAGGAGCTTCATGGGGCAGACGATGATTATCTATACGAGCAGATTCGAACCAAGATGCCCCAGGCAAAGGCCTGTGCGGATAAAGTAAAAGATTATTTCATTAAGAAATTCGAAGTTACGATTTCTCAGGAAGAGATGATTTACTTTATGCTTCATATCAACCGAGTCGCAGAACGGGAAATCAAAAAAAATTAA
- a CDS encoding AraC family transcriptional regulator gives MILIDYAEYDACHSEDFVFDIPKGHDCWLLLLTQTPAVFFVDGECRKYPPNCAILYRPGQKIYYRACAESYANDWIRFYTDESYVTTAPLPCGVPFVIHDPAYCHNIYKLLVTEHVLNNNFKDISVDHLLRILFNKLLESYNYKAVSPLFHDLNELKLDIYHNPNKEWTVSKMADMLNISVGYLEDIYKSTFGVSCMNDVINSRINLAKKYLVYHNYTIAEIVTLCGYSNMEHFFRQFKKITGLTPNQFRKSPYQLYKNKEKITK, from the coding sequence ATGATTCTTATTGATTATGCAGAATATGATGCTTGCCATTCAGAAGATTTTGTATTTGATATCCCAAAAGGGCATGACTGCTGGCTGCTTTTGCTGACCCAGACACCTGCTGTCTTTTTTGTGGACGGTGAATGCAGGAAATATCCTCCCAATTGTGCCATACTCTATCGGCCAGGGCAGAAGATTTATTATCGCGCGTGCGCAGAAAGCTATGCCAATGACTGGATTCGTTTTTATACCGATGAATCCTATGTGACCACGGCACCCCTTCCCTGTGGAGTTCCCTTTGTCATTCACGATCCGGCCTATTGCCATAATATCTATAAGCTGCTTGTAACAGAGCATGTCTTAAACAATAATTTTAAAGATATCTCCGTGGATCATTTGCTTCGGATCCTGTTTAACAAGCTGCTGGAATCATATAATTATAAAGCGGTATCTCCGCTGTTTCATGACTTAAATGAATTAAAATTAGACATTTACCATAACCCAAACAAAGAGTGGACCGTATCCAAAATGGCTGATATGTTAAATATCAGCGTTGGTTACCTGGAAGATATCTATAAAAGCACCTTCGGCGTTTCCTGCATGAATGACGTGATAAACAGCCGGATTAACCTTGCAAAAAAATATCTGGTGTATCACAATTATACCATTGCGGAAATTGTAACATTATGCGGCTACAGCAATATGGAACATTTTTTCCGCCAGTTTAAGAAAATCACAGGACTGACGCCCAATCAGTTTCGTAAAAGTCCCTACCAGTTATATAAGAACAAAGAAAAGATAACGAAGTAG
- a CDS encoding penicillin-binding transpeptidase domain-containing protein gives MRKHRSYKDNQFPEIPFFEKIPRLAILGLFFGFLFGSLIFRLYRLQIMEGATNQEAFMSSIVKTQKLSGSRGNIYDRNGKLLASNRLSYDVTLEDSMNYKTTKERQRSLNGIAYRLIQMIHDDKKLNVVLPIGISDDRTYEFTADGWKLSRFKADFYGKMEVEELTEEQKAVTAQELMNELTGKKKFMIDLSYTEEEQKQFGMPESLTPQQALQIANIRYGLSLNSYRKYLPYMVASDVSEETMAAVIENKINLPGADVQESSIRTYEGGESMASILGYTGAISSDELDALNQGESIYTNQSIVGKSGIEKSMESWLRGDDGTEQFYTDVVGNKKTEPVITKAPGTGKNLYLTIDKDLQDAVYRMLEQQIAGILLSNMVDTKRSEMPKAENAAQIRISSDEVYFALFKNHVINTERLKEDSSTDLEKSVYGAFTQKKERVFTQLSASFDAAGPGYDGLSDEMKGYLDYLVSEGKKSKLIIGNAGSPDWKNKSFRQYLNDCIAGGMVDLSKIQNNEAYVAIEEEVRLVEEKMLADLKNSQEFDLKIYEAMISEGSLNGETIENLLYDQGVLSPEDPDRGLLNSGQLSPWAFIQKKIKNLEITPAQLALNPCSGSAVIVDPEDGEVLACVSYPGYDNNRLANQMDAQYYKQLSNDLSLPLFNRATSQLTAPGSTFKPVTVIAGMSEGVINSDTSIVCTGIFDKVQPALRCWKRNGHGVINSPADALKNSCNVYLSEITYRMGSTADGTFSEADGLQKLQKYAGIMDLDKKTGIEIGEAQPHVTDQFAIPSSIGQGTHNYTTTQLARYTTMLANHGKSYDLSLVYKITDPDGNLVKSFAPVLKDTAQLSETVWAEVAKGMNELVTSNASLKDLKISAAGKTGTAEESKSKPNHGLFIGYAPLENPKIAIAVRIANGYSSGNVVGVGRGIFDYYFQLKEKEAIITNTASNVSNNLRTD, from the coding sequence TTGCGTAAACATAGATCATATAAAGACAATCAATTTCCGGAAATTCCATTTTTTGAAAAGATTCCGAGACTGGCCATCCTGGGACTTTTCTTTGGATTTTTATTCGGTTCACTTATCTTTCGGCTGTATCGTCTCCAGATCATGGAGGGAGCTACCAATCAGGAAGCATTTATGAGCTCCATTGTAAAGACCCAGAAGCTGTCCGGCAGCAGGGGTAACATCTATGACAGGAATGGAAAGCTTTTAGCTTCCAACCGATTATCCTATGATGTCACCTTAGAAGATTCCATGAATTATAAAACAACCAAGGAGCGGCAGAGATCCTTAAATGGAATTGCCTACCGCCTGATTCAGATGATCCATGATGATAAAAAGTTAAATGTCGTTCTTCCCATCGGCATCAGTGACGATAGAACCTACGAATTTACCGCAGATGGCTGGAAGCTCAGCCGTTTTAAGGCTGATTTTTACGGGAAGATGGAAGTAGAAGAACTGACGGAGGAACAAAAGGCGGTAACCGCACAAGAGCTGATGAATGAATTGACCGGTAAGAAAAAATTCATGATTGATCTTTCCTATACAGAGGAAGAACAAAAGCAGTTCGGCATGCCAGAATCCCTGACACCACAGCAGGCGCTGCAGATTGCCAATATCCGCTATGGACTTTCCTTAAACTCCTACCGGAAATACCTGCCTTACATGGTGGCTTCCGATGTATCCGAAGAGACCATGGCGGCAGTCATTGAAAATAAAATAAACCTTCCGGGAGCGGATGTTCAGGAGAGCAGCATCAGGACGTATGAGGGAGGAGAGAGCATGGCATCCATCTTAGGATACACCGGTGCTATCTCATCCGATGAGCTGGACGCCTTAAACCAGGGAGAAAGCATTTATACCAACCAGTCAATCGTAGGAAAGAGCGGAATTGAAAAATCCATGGAGAGCTGGCTGCGGGGAGATGATGGAACCGAGCAGTTCTATACCGATGTAGTAGGAAATAAGAAAACCGAGCCAGTCATTACAAAAGCCCCTGGAACCGGAAAAAATCTATACCTGACCATAGATAAGGATTTGCAGGATGCGGTCTATCGGATGCTGGAGCAGCAGATAGCAGGAATTCTTCTTTCCAATATGGTAGATACAAAACGTTCCGAAATGCCAAAGGCTGAAAATGCAGCTCAGATTCGTATCTCCTCTGACGAAGTTTATTTTGCTCTGTTTAAAAACCATGTTATTAATACCGAGCGGTTAAAGGAAGACTCCAGTACAGACCTGGAAAAATCAGTCTATGGAGCCTTTACTCAAAAAAAAGAACGGGTATTTACCCAGTTATCCGCTTCCTTTGACGCAGCAGGACCAGGATATGACGGCTTAAGCGATGAGATGAAAGGGTATCTGGATTATCTTGTAAGTGAAGGAAAGAAATCCAAGCTGATTATCGGAAATGCAGGTTCTCCTGACTGGAAGAATAAAAGCTTCCGCCAGTATTTAAATGACTGCATTGCAGGAGGAATGGTAGACTTAAGCAAGATTCAGAACAACGAAGCATATGTGGCAATCGAAGAGGAAGTGCGTCTTGTAGAAGAAAAGATGCTGGCTGATTTAAAGAACAGCCAGGAATTTGATTTAAAAATCTACGAGGCAATGATTTCAGAAGGCTCTCTAAACGGAGAGACCATTGAAAATCTTCTTTACGACCAGGGAGTCTTATCCCCGGAAGATCCGGACCGCGGGCTCTTAAACAGCGGTCAGCTAAGCCCCTGGGCATTTATCCAGAAGAAAATTAAAAATCTGGAAATCACTCCAGCCCAGCTGGCTCTGAACCCATGCTCTGGTTCTGCAGTTATTGTAGATCCTGAGGATGGAGAGGTACTGGCCTGTGTCAGCTATCCAGGTTATGATAACAACCGGCTGGCCAATCAGATGGATGCCCAGTATTATAAGCAGCTGTCAAACGATCTTTCCCTGCCCCTCTTTAACCGTGCCACCAGTCAGCTGACGGCTCCTGGTTCAACCTTTAAACCGGTGACCGTCATTGCAGGAATGAGCGAGGGTGTCATCAATTCAGATACCAGCATTGTATGTACCGGAATCTTTGATAAGGTGCAGCCGGCACTTCGCTGCTGGAAGAGAAATGGCCACGGAGTCATCAATTCTCCAGCCGATGCCCTGAAGAATTCCTGTAACGTATATTTATCAGAAATCACATACCGTATGGGAAGTACAGCAGATGGAACTTTTTCTGAGGCAGATGGATTGCAGAAGCTTCAAAAATATGCAGGCATTATGGATCTTGATAAGAAGACAGGAATTGAAATCGGAGAGGCTCAGCCTCACGTGACCGACCAGTTCGCAATCCCTTCCTCCATCGGACAGGGAACTCATAACTATACCACCACCCAGCTTGCCAGATATACCACCATGCTGGCGAACCATGGAAAGAGCTATGATCTCTCTCTTGTATACAAAATTACAGATCCAGATGGAAATCTGGTAAAGTCCTTTGCACCTGTATTAAAGGATACCGCCCAGCTGTCAGAAACCGTATGGGCAGAGGTGGCAAAGGGAATGAATGAGCTGGTAACCTCCAATGCAAGCCTTAAGGATTTAAAAATCAGTGCGGCTGGTAAGACCGGTACCGCAGAGGAATCCAAAAGCAAGCCAAACCACGGTCTCTTTATTGGATATGCGCCACTTGAGAATCCGAAAATTGCAATTGCAGTCCGCATCGCCAATGGATATAGCTCTGGCAATGTGGTAGGAGTGGGAAGAGGTATTTTTGATTATTATTTCCAGCTTAAGGAAAAAGAAGCGATTATTACAAATACCGCATCAAATGTTTCCAATAACTTAAGAACGGATTAA